The following coding sequences are from one Bradyrhizobium sp. WSM471 window:
- a CDS encoding Fur family transcriptional regulator, with protein sequence MTGLKPSPASKASGIEARCAATGMRMTEQRRVIARVLAEAVDHPDVEELYRRCVAVDDKISISTVYRTVKLFEDAGIIERHDFREGRARYEQMRDSHHDHLINLRDGKVIEFTSEEIEKLQAEIARKLGYKLVDHRLELYCVPLDDDKPTS encoded by the coding sequence ATGACTGGTCTTAAACCTTCCCCCGCTTCCAAGGCGTCCGGCATCGAGGCGCGCTGTGCCGCCACCGGCATGCGCATGACCGAGCAGCGCCGTGTCATCGCCCGCGTTCTCGCGGAAGCGGTCGATCATCCCGATGTCGAGGAACTGTACCGCCGCTGTGTCGCCGTCGACGACAAGATCTCGATCTCGACGGTGTATCGTACCGTCAAACTGTTCGAGGATGCGGGCATCATCGAGCGCCATGATTTCCGCGAGGGCCGCGCGCGCTACGAACAGATGCGCGACAGCCATCACGACCACCTCATCAATCTGCGCGACGGCAAGGTGATCGAGTTCACCTCCGAGGAGATCGAGAAGCTCCAGGCGGAGATCGCCCGCAAGCTCGGCTACAAGCTGGTCGATCATCGGCTCGAACTCTATTGCGTCCCGCTCGACGACGACAAACCCACAAGCTAA
- a CDS encoding HAD family hydrolase: protein MPLDLIIFDCDGVLVDSEVISCRAHADVLSRHGYPITSEQVLVRFLGVSEKDARRMVEQEIGRNLPDDLESQVNAATLRFYASDLQPITHVAAAIGAIDLPKCVASSGTPEKIHHGLTCAGLYDLLAPNIFSASQVARGKPAPDLFLFAAAQMNVAPERCLVIEDSVPGVTGAHAAGMTVLGFHGGSHCPPGHAERLLAAGAGLTFDDMRQLPELVRQVAADTLAG, encoded by the coding sequence GTGCCTCTCGATCTCATCATCTTCGATTGCGACGGCGTGCTCGTGGACAGCGAGGTGATCTCCTGTCGCGCGCATGCGGATGTGCTGTCCAGACACGGCTATCCGATCACATCGGAGCAGGTGCTGGTCCGCTTTCTCGGCGTATCCGAGAAAGATGCACGGCGAATGGTCGAACAGGAGATCGGCCGCAACCTTCCCGACGATCTCGAGAGCCAGGTGAATGCGGCGACGCTGCGATTTTATGCCAGCGATTTGCAGCCGATCACCCATGTGGCCGCAGCGATTGGCGCAATCGATTTGCCCAAATGCGTTGCGTCGAGTGGCACGCCGGAGAAGATCCACCATGGCCTGACCTGCGCCGGCCTCTACGATCTGCTCGCTCCAAACATCTTTTCCGCGAGCCAGGTCGCACGCGGCAAGCCCGCGCCCGATCTCTTTCTGTTCGCCGCCGCGCAGATGAATGTCGCGCCGGAGCGGTGCCTCGTAATCGAGGACAGCGTCCCCGGGGTGACCGGCGCGCATGCCGCCGGGATGACCGTGCTGGGCTTTCACGGTGGCAGCCATTGCCCGCCAGGCCACGCTGAAAGACTACTGGCCGCCGGGGCCGGATTGACGTTCGACGATATGCGGCAATTGCCGGAGCTGGTCCGGCAGGTCGCGGCGGACACTCTGGCGGGCTGA
- the miaB gene encoding tRNA (N6-isopentenyl adenosine(37)-C2)-methylthiotransferase MiaB, whose amino-acid sequence MTPPRKLHIKSYGCQMNVYDAQRMVDTLAPEGFVETASADDADLVILNTCHIREKASEKVYSELGRLRVAKDAAARDGRTMQIAVAGCVAQAEGEEIVRRAPAVDVVVGPQSYHHLPQLLKRAGHEGRAIETEFPAQDKFGFLAQPKPGAIRARGISAFVTVQEGCDKFCTFCVVPYTRGSEVSRPVAKIVDDVKRLTENGVRELTLIGQNVNAYHGEGPDGKSWPLGRLLEHLAALPGVARLRYSTSHPRDVDDSLIAAHRDLDALMPFVHLPVQSGSDRILAAMNRKHTADDYRRVVDRFRSARQDIAFSSDFIVGFPGESEQDFLATLALVTQIGYAAAYSFKYSARPGTPAADMQETVSPSEMDQRLERLQELIDSQQSAFNKAAIGSTVDVLFERPARKDGQIVGRTAFLQPAHVMASPDIIGQILPVRIDSLERYSFLGELAMARVPALSPIATGA is encoded by the coding sequence ATGACGCCGCCGCGCAAGCTGCACATCAAATCATATGGCTGCCAGATGAACGTCTACGATGCCCAGCGCATGGTGGACACGCTGGCCCCGGAAGGATTCGTGGAGACGGCCAGCGCTGATGACGCCGACCTCGTCATCCTCAATACCTGCCATATCCGCGAGAAGGCCTCGGAAAAGGTCTATTCGGAGCTCGGACGCCTGCGCGTCGCCAAGGACGCAGCCGCACGCGACGGGCGCACCATGCAGATCGCGGTCGCGGGCTGCGTGGCACAGGCCGAGGGCGAGGAGATCGTGCGCCGTGCACCCGCGGTCGACGTCGTCGTGGGACCGCAGAGCTATCATCATTTGCCGCAGCTGTTGAAGCGCGCCGGCCATGAAGGCCGCGCCATCGAGACCGAATTCCCGGCTCAGGACAAGTTTGGCTTCCTCGCCCAGCCCAAGCCCGGCGCGATCCGCGCCCGCGGCATTTCCGCTTTCGTGACGGTGCAGGAAGGCTGCGACAAGTTCTGCACCTTCTGCGTCGTGCCTTACACGCGCGGTTCGGAAGTCTCGCGGCCGGTGGCAAAGATCGTCGACGACGTGAAGCGGCTCACCGAGAACGGGGTGCGCGAGCTCACGCTGATCGGACAGAACGTCAACGCCTATCACGGCGAGGGACCGGACGGAAAAAGCTGGCCGCTCGGCAGACTGCTGGAGCACCTCGCGGCGCTCCCGGGGGTCGCGCGGCTGCGTTATTCGACCAGCCATCCCCGCGATGTCGATGACAGTCTGATTGCAGCCCATCGCGATCTCGATGCCTTGATGCCGTTCGTGCACCTGCCGGTGCAGTCGGGCTCGGACCGGATTTTGGCCGCCATGAACCGGAAACATACCGCCGATGATTATCGGCGGGTCGTCGACCGTTTCCGGTCCGCACGCCAAGACATTGCTTTCTCATCAGATTTTATCGTCGGCTTCCCCGGCGAGAGCGAGCAAGATTTTCTCGCCACCCTCGCGCTTGTCACGCAAATCGGCTACGCTGCGGCATATTCGTTCAAATACTCCGCCCGGCCGGGAACGCCGGCCGCGGACATGCAGGAGACGGTGTCCCCCTCCGAGATGGACCAACGATTGGAGCGGCTCCAGGAACTGATCGACAGCCAGCAATCGGCCTTCAACAAGGCTGCGATTGGCTCAACGGTCGATGTGCTCTTCGAGCGTCCGGCCCGCAAGGACGGCCAGATCGTCGGCCGCACCGCCTTCCTCCAGCCCGCGCATGTGATGGCCTCGCCCGACATCATCGGACAGATCCTGCCGGTCCGGATCGACAGTCTCGAACGCTACAGCTTCCTCGGCGAGCTCGCCATGGCGCGCGTGCCCGCTTTATCGCCCATCGCCACTGGAGCCTGA
- a CDS encoding PhoH family protein: MPKSASDSSSSIAPSRKFDRDMQVPPETQVVIDFDDNRAASALVGPYGQHLAQIERRLGVVVDSKGNHITIGGSRDGCDAARRVLEALYAQAVKGQDLDQGEVEGAIRAVIAQGSLFEFDAKSAKSTFDSINLRKRPVRARTAAQDSYIRALKRHELVFGIGPAGTGKTWLAVAHAAQLFERKEVDKIILSRPAVEAGERLGFLPGDLREKVDPYLRPIYDALYDLMDARIVERALQTGEIEIAPLAFMRGRTLTNAAIILDEAQNTTSMQMKMFLTRLGENSRMIVTGDPSQIDLPNGQTSGLAEATRLLSGVEGIAQVHFKAEDVIRHELVARIVSAYEGAPQRPAAGKS, translated from the coding sequence TTGCCAAAAAGCGCATCGGATTCGTCTTCTTCCATCGCTCCCAGCCGCAAATTTGACCGCGACATGCAGGTTCCGCCCGAGACCCAGGTCGTCATCGACTTCGACGACAACCGCGCCGCGTCGGCGCTGGTCGGCCCTTACGGCCAGCATCTGGCACAGATCGAACGGCGGCTCGGCGTCGTCGTCGATTCCAAGGGCAACCACATCACCATCGGCGGCTCGCGCGACGGCTGCGATGCCGCGCGCCGCGTGCTGGAGGCGCTCTACGCCCAGGCCGTGAAGGGACAGGATCTCGACCAGGGCGAAGTCGAGGGCGCGATCCGGGCTGTGATCGCGCAGGGCTCGCTGTTCGAGTTCGACGCCAAGTCGGCCAAATCCACCTTCGACAGCATCAATTTGCGCAAGCGCCCAGTGCGTGCGCGCACGGCGGCGCAGGATTCCTACATCCGCGCGCTGAAGCGGCACGAGCTGGTGTTCGGCATCGGCCCCGCCGGCACCGGCAAGACCTGGCTCGCGGTCGCGCATGCCGCGCAACTGTTCGAGCGCAAGGAAGTCGACAAGATCATCCTGTCCCGCCCGGCGGTGGAAGCCGGCGAGCGGCTCGGCTTTTTGCCCGGCGATCTCCGCGAGAAGGTCGATCCCTATCTTCGCCCGATCTACGACGCGCTCTATGACCTGATGGACGCGCGCATTGTCGAGCGCGCGCTGCAGACCGGCGAGATCGAGATCGCCCCGCTCGCCTTCATGCGCGGTCGCACGCTGACCAACGCGGCCATTATCCTGGACGAGGCGCAGAACACAACGTCGATGCAGATGAAGATGTTTTTGACCCGCCTCGGCGAGAACAGCCGCATGATCGTCACCGGCGATCCCTCGCAGATCGACTTACCGAACGGCCAGACCTCGGGCCTCGCCGAGGCGACGCGCCTGCTGAGCGGCGTCGAAGGTATTGCGCAAGTTCATTTCAAGGCCGAAGACGTGATCCGTCACGAACTGGTGGCGCGGATCGTCTCCGCCTACGAAGGGGCGCCGCAGCGGCCGGCCGCCGGTAAATCCTGA
- the ybeY gene encoding rRNA maturation RNase YbeY has translation MSHPNLPITEVLVVADCWQREPDSETVIQRAVAAAAENVDEDVAEAEVAVMLTDDAGIRTLNSNWRGIDKPTNVLSFPALQPEGDWKPGDAPRMLGDIAIAYETMRREADEEQKPFDHHLSHLAVHGFLHLVGYDHENEDDAEEMEALEREILAHLGIPDPYADRPGTH, from the coding sequence ATGTCACACCCCAACCTTCCCATCACCGAGGTCCTCGTCGTCGCCGATTGCTGGCAGCGGGAGCCCGATTCCGAGACAGTGATCCAGCGCGCCGTGGCGGCCGCCGCCGAGAATGTCGACGAAGACGTTGCGGAGGCGGAAGTGGCGGTGATGCTGACCGATGATGCCGGCATCCGTACCCTGAACAGCAACTGGCGCGGCATCGACAAGCCGACCAACGTGCTGTCGTTTCCCGCGCTGCAGCCGGAAGGCGACTGGAAGCCGGGCGATGCGCCGCGCATGCTCGGCGACATCGCGATCGCCTACGAGACCATGCGGCGTGAGGCGGACGAGGAACAAAAGCCGTTCGATCATCATTTGAGCCATCTCGCCGTGCACGGTTTCCTGCATCTGGTCGGCTACGACCACGAAAACGAAGACGACGCCGAGGAAATGGAAGCGCTCGAACGAGAGATCCTGGCTCATCTCGGCATTCCTGACCCCTATGCCGACCGCCCGGGGACGCATTGA
- a CDS encoding hemolysin family protein, translating to MPDSDPIQDNPRNTANLPVVVTSGEVMRPTAEGWLLRAIRSLFGWKAGSVRDDLQVVLDATTPDDTGFSTVERTMLRNILGLHERRIADVMVHRADIIAVKRDIPLGELMDRFESAGHSRLVVYNETLDDPVGIVHIRDLLAFMTARARVSGVMKTKRKKPLPAGLDLRTVDLALPLEEARIIRKLLYVPPSMRAIDLLAQMQATRIHLALVVDEYGGSDGLVSLEDIVEQIVGEIDDEHDSDEPPSIVRLPDNAFIADARASLDDVRTVIGEDFVTGEAGEEVETLGGYLVSFVGRLPVRGEVISGPGHYEIEVLDADPRRVKRLRISTRKERPAPRTQRESRRREAAPDGSQQAASDTPTPPPSDGTGPQ from the coding sequence ATGCCGGATTCGGACCCGATTCAGGACAATCCGCGCAACACGGCCAATTTACCGGTCGTGGTGACCTCAGGCGAGGTGATGCGCCCGACCGCGGAAGGCTGGCTGCTGCGTGCCATTCGCAGCCTGTTCGGCTGGAAGGCGGGTTCGGTACGCGACGACCTCCAGGTCGTGCTCGACGCCACGACGCCCGACGACACCGGCTTCTCGACGGTCGAGCGCACAATGCTGCGCAACATCCTCGGCCTGCACGAGCGTCGCATCGCCGACGTCATGGTGCATCGCGCCGACATCATCGCGGTGAAGCGCGACATCCCGCTCGGCGAGTTGATGGACCGCTTCGAGAGCGCCGGCCATTCGCGCCTTGTGGTCTACAACGAGACGCTCGACGATCCCGTCGGCATCGTCCATATCCGCGATCTGCTCGCCTTCATGACCGCGCGTGCGCGCGTGTCGGGGGTCATGAAAACCAAGCGCAAGAAACCGCTGCCGGCCGGGCTCGATCTGCGTACGGTCGATCTCGCGCTGCCGCTCGAGGAAGCGCGCATCATCCGCAAGCTGCTCTACGTGCCGCCGTCGATGCGGGCGATCGACCTGCTCGCGCAGATGCAGGCCACCCGCATCCATCTGGCGTTGGTGGTCGACGAATATGGCGGCAGCGACGGGCTGGTCTCGCTCGAGGACATCGTCGAGCAGATCGTCGGCGAGATCGACGACGAGCATGACAGCGACGAGCCGCCCTCGATCGTGCGGCTGCCCGACAACGCCTTCATCGCCGACGCCCGCGCCAGTCTCGACGACGTCCGCACCGTGATCGGCGAGGACTTCGTCACCGGGGAGGCCGGCGAGGAAGTAGAGACGCTGGGCGGCTATCTCGTCAGCTTTGTCGGGCGCCTGCCGGTGCGCGGCGAGGTCATCTCGGGCCCCGGCCATTACGAGATCGAGGTGCTCGATGCCGATCCGCGCCGGGTCAAGCGACTGCGGATCTCGACGCGAAAGGAGCGGCCCGCGCCGCGCACCCAGCGCGAGAGCCGGCGCCGCGAGGCTGCGCCGGACGGCAGCCAGCAGGCAGCCAGCGACACGCCCACCCCGCCGCCAAGCGACGGGACCGGTCCGCAGTGA
- the lnt gene encoding apolipoprotein N-acyltransferase — protein MSPFQRFRQIALAIILTWGWKRALVAMAAGALSVLALAPFNAFPVLFITFPVLVWLIDGAGAGRYRGVPAAALTGYWFGLGYFVPGLYWIGYAFFVDADVFAWLTPFAVLGLPAYLSIFTAMGFALARLLWTKNATRVLALAASLTITEWLRGHALTGFPWNAFGYALSEPLPLAQTASLIGLWGMTFLTVAIFASPAALIDRTPDRRLAWRAPAAALALLLVMSIFGAIRLSLHPTTMVAGTKLRLMQPDLQQDAKFNYAAKAEVMKKYLALSDRASGPQSTGVRDATILIWPESAFPFFLAREADAMAQIAELLPKGTVLITGSVRAPDLPRGTPITRAYNSIYVIDHDGSVLSVYDKLHLVPFGEFLPYQGLMEKLGFEQLTRVRGGFIAGTVRHALPVPGAPSALPLICYEAIFPGEVAGRNERPGWIVNLTNDGWFGISTGPYQHLEQARMRAIELGLPLVRSANTGVSAVIDPVGRIVASLGLGIEGILDANLPAAIPPTVYARVGDVPAAMLVALAVFWAVRRRVAKRHP, from the coding sequence GTGAGCCCGTTCCAGCGATTTCGCCAGATCGCGCTTGCCATCATCCTGACCTGGGGATGGAAGCGCGCGCTCGTCGCGATGGCTGCCGGTGCGCTCTCGGTGCTGGCGCTGGCGCCGTTCAACGCCTTCCCCGTACTGTTCATCACCTTCCCGGTGCTGGTCTGGCTGATTGACGGCGCCGGCGCCGGCCGATATCGCGGCGTCCCCGCCGCGGCGCTGACCGGCTACTGGTTCGGCCTCGGCTATTTCGTGCCCGGCCTCTACTGGATCGGCTACGCCTTCTTCGTCGACGCCGATGTATTCGCCTGGCTGACGCCGTTCGCCGTGCTGGGCCTGCCGGCCTATCTGTCGATCTTCACGGCAATGGGCTTTGCGCTCGCCCGCCTGCTCTGGACCAAGAACGCGACGCGCGTGCTTGCGCTCGCGGCAAGCCTCACCATCACCGAATGGCTGCGCGGTCATGCGCTGACCGGCTTTCCCTGGAATGCGTTCGGCTATGCGCTGTCCGAGCCGCTGCCGCTGGCACAAACGGCGTCGCTGATCGGCCTGTGGGGCATGACGTTCCTGACGGTCGCGATCTTCGCGAGCCCGGCGGCGCTGATCGACCGCACGCCCGATCGCCGCCTGGCGTGGCGCGCACCGGCCGCGGCCCTGGCGCTCCTGCTTGTGATGAGCATCTTCGGCGCGATCCGCCTGTCGCTGCATCCGACCACGATGGTCGCCGGCACCAAATTGCGCCTGATGCAGCCCGATCTCCAGCAGGACGCGAAATTCAACTACGCCGCCAAGGCGGAGGTGATGAAGAAATATCTGGCCTTGTCGGACCGCGCCTCCGGACCGCAATCGACCGGCGTGCGCGATGCCACCATCCTGATCTGGCCGGAATCCGCCTTTCCGTTCTTCCTCGCTCGCGAAGCCGATGCGATGGCGCAGATCGCGGAGCTTCTGCCCAAGGGCACGGTGCTGATCACGGGCTCGGTCCGCGCGCCCGACCTGCCGCGGGGCACGCCGATCACCCGCGCCTATAATTCGATCTACGTGATCGACCACGACGGCAGCGTGCTCTCTGTGTACGACAAGCTGCATTTGGTGCCGTTCGGCGAATTTCTTCCCTATCAGGGGTTGATGGAGAAGCTCGGTTTCGAGCAACTCACGCGTGTGCGCGGCGGCTTCATTGCCGGCACCGTGCGGCATGCGCTGCCGGTCCCCGGCGCGCCGTCCGCGTTGCCGCTGATCTGCTACGAGGCAATCTTTCCCGGCGAGGTGGCTGGACGCAATGAACGTCCGGGCTGGATCGTGAATCTCACCAATGACGGCTGGTTCGGAATCTCGACCGGCCCCTACCAACACCTCGAACAGGCGCGGATGCGCGCGATCGAGCTCGGATTGCCGCTGGTTCGCTCCGCCAATACCGGCGTTTCCGCCGTGATCGATCCGGTGGGACGCATCGTCGCCAGTCTCGGTCTCGGGATCGAAGGCATTTTGGATGCAAATCTGCCCGCCGCGATCCCGCCGACTGTCTATGCGCGCGTGGGCGATGTACCCGCGGCCATGCTTGTCGCGCTCGCCGTGTTTTGGGCGGTCCGCCGACGTGTTGCCAAACGGCATCCCTGA
- a CDS encoding helix-turn-helix domain-containing protein has product MSKAPNPVDKYVGSRVRMRRIMLGMSQEKLGEALGLTFQQVQKYEKGTNRVGASRIQQIAEILQVPVSFLFEGGPSGVPGPDGFSEGASPSYVSDFLATSEGLALTKAFTRITDSKMRRSIVDLVEQIAAREGPDKR; this is encoded by the coding sequence ATGTCGAAAGCGCCCAACCCTGTTGACAAATATGTCGGCAGTCGCGTGCGGATGCGCCGCATCATGTTGGGCATGAGCCAGGAAAAGCTCGGTGAAGCTTTGGGCCTGACTTTCCAACAAGTTCAGAAATACGAGAAGGGCACAAACCGGGTCGGCGCGAGCCGCATCCAGCAAATTGCCGAAATTCTCCAGGTGCCGGTGTCGTTCCTGTTCGAGGGCGGTCCGAGCGGCGTACCGGGGCCGGATGGCTTCAGCGAAGGCGCATCGCCGTCTTACGTCTCGGATTTCCTCGCGACTTCCGAAGGACTCGCCTTGACCAAGGCGTTCACCCGGATCACCGATTCGAAGATGCGCCGCTCGATCGTCGATCTCGTCGAGCAGATCGCGGCCCGCGAAGGCCCCGACAAGCGCTGA
- a CDS encoding M20 family metallopeptidase — protein MMRFKGTDALMVSSNWFDSQTILDGIRRWVEVETPTDAPEQVNKLVSMVAEQYRDLPVTLERVAGVDGCGDHLVARSTWGQDRPGILVLSHLDTVHPMGFIERLPFKVEGDSAFGPGIYDMKGGAYIAHHAFRALCATADRSPLGITHLFTSDEEIGSPTSRALIETEGRKAKYVLVTEPARDGGKIVTGRKGVGRFEVFIKGVPAHAGTRPQDGRSAIRELANVILALEAMNDLARGVTVNVGVVRGGTRPNVTPEEAHAEIDLRVLSLKDADEFVGKILALTSKTDGVTVKVTGGLNRPPYEKSNAGASLYEHAKTVATEIGFELVDVHTGGGSDGNFTAAHTATLDGLGVDGKGAHTHYEQLYVSSLEPRARLLHRLYQTLR, from the coding sequence ATGATGCGATTCAAAGGCACAGATGCGCTCATGGTCAGCTCCAATTGGTTCGATTCTCAAACTATTCTCGATGGCATCCGTCGCTGGGTGGAGGTCGAGACGCCAACGGATGCGCCTGAACAGGTCAACAAGCTGGTCTCGATGGTCGCGGAGCAATACCGCGATCTCCCCGTTACGCTCGAGCGCGTCGCCGGCGTCGATGGCTGCGGCGATCATCTCGTGGCGCGCTCGACCTGGGGCCAGGACCGGCCCGGCATCCTGGTGCTGAGCCACCTCGATACCGTTCATCCCATGGGATTCATCGAGCGCCTGCCGTTCAAGGTCGAAGGCGACAGCGCGTTCGGTCCCGGCATCTACGACATGAAGGGCGGCGCCTACATCGCCCACCACGCCTTTCGCGCGCTTTGTGCCACGGCCGATCGCTCGCCGCTCGGCATCACCCATCTGTTCACCTCCGACGAGGAGATCGGCAGCCCGACCTCTCGCGCACTCATCGAGACCGAAGGGCGCAAGGCCAAATACGTGCTGGTGACGGAGCCGGCGCGCGACGGCGGCAAGATCGTCACCGGCCGCAAGGGCGTCGGGCGATTCGAAGTCTTCATCAAGGGCGTGCCGGCGCATGCCGGCACGCGGCCCCAGGATGGCCGCAGCGCGATCCGCGAGCTCGCCAACGTCATCCTGGCGCTGGAAGCGATGAACGATCTGGCGCGCGGCGTCACCGTCAATGTCGGCGTGGTGCGCGGCGGCACGCGGCCCAACGTGACGCCGGAAGAAGCCCATGCCGAAATCGATCTGCGCGTGCTGAGCCTCAAGGACGCGGATGAATTCGTCGGCAAGATCCTCGCCCTGACATCGAAGACGGATGGCGTCACCGTCAAGGTCACGGGCGGGCTCAATCGTCCGCCTTACGAGAAGAGCAATGCAGGCGCCTCGCTGTACGAACATGCAAAGACCGTCGCCACGGAGATCGGCTTCGAGCTGGTCGACGTTCACACCGGCGGCGGCTCGGACGGTAATTTCACCGCCGCCCACACCGCGACGCTCGACGGGCTCGGCGTCGACGGCAAGGGCGCGCACACCCATTATGAGCAGCTCTATGTCTCGTCACTCGAACCGCGCGCGCGGCTGCTCCATCGCCTGTATCAAACACTACGATGA
- a CDS encoding tRNA (guanine(46)-N(7))-methyltransferase TrmB yields MSERKSDPDREDSERAFFGRRKGHKLRQHQAELIDQLLPRLALAIDRAAPADAREIFGPAVDDLRLEIGFGGGEHLAAEAQTFATTGFIGCEPYVNGMAKILAQIEAAEIGNIRLFAGDAAELLAWLPKASLSRIDLIHPDPWPKRRHWKRRFVQDRTIAAMARVLKAGGEFRFVCDIDDYCAWTLSHLSRSQDFVWLAERADDFRLPWDGYTMTRYGRKATREGRKAAYLRFRRV; encoded by the coding sequence ATGAGTGAGCGCAAATCAGATCCCGATCGCGAGGACAGCGAGCGCGCCTTCTTCGGACGCCGCAAGGGCCACAAGCTCAGGCAGCACCAGGCCGAGCTGATCGATCAATTGCTGCCGCGTCTTGCGCTCGCCATCGACCGCGCAGCACCGGCGGATGCCCGCGAGATCTTCGGCCCCGCCGTCGACGATTTGCGGCTTGAGATCGGCTTCGGCGGCGGCGAGCATCTTGCGGCGGAAGCGCAGACCTTCGCCACGACTGGCTTCATCGGCTGCGAGCCTTACGTCAACGGCATGGCGAAGATCCTCGCGCAGATCGAGGCCGCCGAGATCGGCAACATCCGCCTGTTCGCGGGCGATGCCGCCGAGCTCCTGGCCTGGCTGCCGAAGGCTTCGCTGTCGCGGATCGACCTGATCCATCCCGATCCCTGGCCGAAGCGGCGGCACTGGAAGCGGCGCTTCGTCCAGGACCGGACCATCGCCGCGATGGCGCGCGTGTTGAAAGCCGGCGGCGAATTTCGTTTCGTCTGCGACATCGACGATTACTGCGCCTGGACGCTGTCGCATCTGTCGCGCTCGCAGGACTTTGTCTGGCTCGCGGAGCGCGCCGATGATTTTCGCCTGCCGTGGGACGGATACACGATGACGCGCTACGGCCGAAAAGCCACCCGCGAAGGCCGCAAGGCCGCGTATCTGCGATTCAGGCGGGTCTAG
- a CDS encoding DUF2336 domain-containing protein, producing MTVATSLIPGLDDIVKRGDPRRRGEIAHAISQLFFQDAANLRPDVVDLFDNLLINLVPHAELASRVDLAERFSRLNNAPRHLVSQLARENEIAVAGPVLRHSPVLDDDALVEIARLKGQGHLLAMSERPTLSAVITDVLVERGDRDVVRRAAGNAGAEFSPGSYSELIKRAAQDGVLTLRIGQRSDLSGENLKQLLDGTLDVIRRRLSSVVNPVRQVEIKRAMEAIEEATLPPGPRRDFSGAQRTVLALHRGGHLGESALFGFAKAYKYEEAIASLSAMSGVRLSVLDRLITGDRYDPILVLGRVLNVSWPTVRALILMWYGPNRTPADADLEQARANFTRLMPTTAERVVNFWRNRQTI from the coding sequence ATGACCGTTGCCACGTCGCTCATTCCCGGACTGGACGATATCGTCAAACGCGGCGACCCGCGGCGTCGCGGCGAGATCGCGCACGCCATCTCCCAATTGTTTTTTCAGGACGCCGCGAACCTCCGTCCCGATGTCGTCGATCTCTTCGACAATCTGCTGATCAATCTCGTCCCGCATGCCGAGCTCGCCTCGCGCGTCGATCTCGCCGAACGCTTCTCGCGCCTGAACAACGCGCCGCGGCATCTCGTGAGTCAGCTCGCGCGCGAAAACGAAATCGCGGTGGCAGGCCCCGTGCTGCGCCATTCCCCCGTGCTCGACGACGACGCTCTCGTCGAGATCGCGCGACTGAAAGGCCAGGGCCATCTGCTGGCGATGAGCGAGCGACCCACGCTGTCGGCTGTCATCACCGACGTGCTGGTCGAGCGTGGCGATCGCGACGTGGTACGCCGCGCCGCGGGCAATGCCGGCGCGGAGTTCTCGCCTGGCAGCTATTCCGAGCTGATCAAGCGTGCCGCGCAGGATGGTGTGCTGACGCTCAGGATCGGCCAGCGTAGCGATCTTTCGGGTGAGAACCTGAAACAGCTTCTCGACGGTACGCTCGACGTCATCCGCCGCCGCCTCTCGAGCGTGGTCAATCCCGTGCGTCAGGTCGAGATCAAGCGCGCCATGGAGGCCATCGAGGAAGCCACGCTGCCGCCGGGCCCGCGTCGCGATTTCTCGGGAGCGCAACGTACGGTGCTGGCCTTGCATCGTGGGGGCCATCTTGGCGAGAGCGCGCTGTTTGGCTTCGCGAAGGCCTACAAATACGAGGAGGCGATCGCTTCGCTCTCGGCGATGTCCGGCGTCCGCCTCTCGGTCCTCGACCGCCTGATCACGGGTGACCGCTACGATCCAATCCTGGTTCTGGGGCGTGTGCTGAATGTCAGCTGGCCGACGGTGCGGGCGCTGATCCTGATGTGGTACGGCCCGAATCGCACGCCAGCCGATGCCGATCTTGAGCAGGCGCGCGCGAACTTCACGCGGCTGATGCCGACGACCGCCGAGCGCGTCGTGAATTTCTGGCGCAACCGGCAGACGATCTAG